The Oncorhynchus tshawytscha isolate Ot180627B linkage group LG20, Otsh_v2.0, whole genome shotgun sequence genome has a window encoding:
- the LOC121840189 gene encoding heat shock protein 30-like, translating to MLCSRGFQSSLSPLMDFYWPVRSLWPEVRPLLSQRDLLQRNLLEVKSSLELMAKLQQQIFEELDNVPSSLTIQPVSYKHDKDGEGFALTLDTKDFSPEELSVKQVGRKLKVSGKTEKKLDDGEGSYSYRCQEFRQEFDLPEKVNPETVTCSLAHDGKLHIQAPKNTLSGEEEVAERVVPINCSLDVKTPQFLSKTEGSITDTQKKQENTISED from the coding sequence ATGCTGTGTTCCCGAGGATTCCAGTCTTCCCTCAGCCCATTGATGGACTTCTACTGGCCTGTGCGCAGTCTATGGCCAGAGGTCCGACCTCTTCTCAGCCAGCGGGATCTACTGCAGAGAAACCTGCTAGAAGTCAAGAGCAGTCTGGAGCTGATGGCAAAACTCCAGCAGCAGATCTTTGAAGAGTTGGACAATGTTCCATCCTCTTTGACCATCCAACCAGTCTCCTACAAGCATGATAAAGATGGAGAGGGCTTTGCCCTGACACTGGACACTAAAGACTTTTCCCCAGAGGAGCTGTCTGTCAAGCAGGTGGGCAGGAAGCTGAAAGTCAGTGGGAAGACAGAGAAGAAGCTGGATGATGGGGAAGGCTCCTACTCTTACAGATGCCAAGAGTTCAGACAAGAGTTTGATCTGCCTGAAAAGGTGAATCCTGAGACAGTCACCTGCTCCCTGGCTCATGACGGGAAACTCCACATTCAGGCACCAAAGAATACATTATCTGGCGAGGAGGAGGTGGCAGAGAGAGTGGTGCCCATCAACTGTAGCCTGGATGTGAAAACCCCACAATTCCTGTCAAAGACAGAGGGAAGCATCACCGACACACAGAAGAAACAAGAGAACACCATTTCAGAGGACTGA
- the LOC121840182 gene encoding heat shock protein 30, whose protein sequence is MLCSRGFQSSLSPLMDFYWPVRSLWPEVRPLLSQRDLLQRNLLEVKSSLELMAKLQQQIFEELDNVPSSLTIQPVSYKHDKDGEGFALTLDTKDFSPEELSVKQVGRKLRVSGKTEKKLDDGEGSYSYRCQEFRQEFDLPEKVNPETVTCSLAHDGKLHIQAPKNTLSGEEEVAERVVPINCSLDVKTPQFLSKTEGSITDTQKKQENTISKED, encoded by the coding sequence ATGCTGTGTTCCCGAGGATTCCAGTCTTCCCTCAGCCCATTGATGGACTTCTACTGGCCTGTGCGCAGTCTATGGCCAGAGGTCCGACCTCTTCTCAGCCAGCGGGATCTACTGCAGAGAAACCTGCTAGAAGTCAAGAGCAGTCTGGAGCTGATGGCAAAACTCCAGCAGCAGATCTTTGAAGAGTTGGACAATGTTCCATCCTCTTTGACCATCCAACCAGTCTCCTACAAGCATGATAAAGATGGAGAGGGCTTTGCCCTGACACTGGACACTAAAGACTTTTCCCCAGAGGAGCTGTCTGTCAAGCAGGTGGGCAGGAAGCTGAGAGTCAGTGGGAAGACAGAGAAGAAGCTGGATGATGGGGAAGGCTCCTACTCTTACAGATGCCAAGAGTTCAGACAAGAGTTTGATCTGCCTGAAAAGGTGAATCCTGAGACAGTCACCTGCTCCCTGGCTCATGACGGGAAACTCCACATTCAGGCACCAAAGAATACATTATCTGGCGAGGAGGAGGTGGCAGAGAGAGTGGTGCCCATCAACTGTAGCCTGGATGTGAAAACCCCACAATTCCTGTCAAAGACAGAGGGAAGCATCACCGACACACAGAAGAAACAAGAGAACACCATTTCAAAGGAGGACTGA
- the LOC112219565 gene encoding heat shock protein beta-11, whose translation MLCPSMMQSSLNPMSPMGPFMDFHWPVRSLWPETRPLFFQMEQEMMRNMQEMRHNMEYMQRLHQKIFEDIDGPLSLTDFKPIAFQMGKENNRFALTLDTKDFSPADLSVKQVGRKLRVSGKTEKKQDDGKGSFSYRCQEFKQEFDLPEGVDPETVTCSLNDGQLQIQAPKVAAVTESNERVVPITCSSAVTSPGAATESTAVEAEPKKD comes from the coding sequence ATGCTTTGCCCCAGCATGATGCAGTCTTCCCTCAACCCAATGAGCCCAATGGGCCCCTTCATGGACTTCCACTGGCCCGTCCGCAGCCTCTGGCCAGAGACCCGGCCTCTCTTCTTCCAGATGGAGCAGGAAATGATGCGAAACATGCAGGAGATGAGGCACAATATGGAATATATGCAACGACTCCACCAAAAGATTTTCGAAGACATTGATGGCCCATTATCTTTAACTGACTTCAAGCCCATCGCTTTCCAGATGGGGAAAGAAAACAACCGCTTTGCCCTGACACTGGACACTAAAGACTTTTCTCCAGCGGATCTGTCTGTCAAGCAGGTGGGCAGGAAGCTGAGAGTCAGTGGGAAGACGGAGAAGAAGCAGGACGACGGGAAAGGCTCCTTCTCTTACAGATGCCAGGAGTTTAAACAGGAGTTTGACTTGCCTGAAGGGGTGGATCCTGAGACAGTCACCTGCTCTTTGAATGATGGACAGCTACAGATTCAGGCACCAAAAGTGGCTGCTGTGACGGAAAGCAATGAGAGAGTGGTTCCTATCACTTGTTCATCAGCAGTAACATCACCCGGGGCTGCCACTGAGAGCACTGCTGTGGAGGCAGAGCCCAAGAAGGACTGA